One region of Oxalobacteraceae bacterium OTU3CAMAD1 genomic DNA includes:
- a CDS encoding LysR substrate-binding domain-containing protein, translated as MELRQLRYFVAIVDHGSLSRAALVLHVAQPALTQQLRQLEEELGVQLLHRSAQGVLSTDAGKIFYEHAQAILKQVADARSAVTQSAERPSGGVTLGLPHSISGALALPLLTAARATYPEITLQLTEELTGNLSEQLKSGRVNLAVLFDDGQLAQFATTPLVEEELRFICRADAAFALGQETLTLEQTLGTTLILPGLQHGVRPRIESMVRAVGLKLSNVIEINSIAILKSALLADMGATLLPAAPVLDELQRGTMRSHPIRQPTISRTVVLCASKNIPLTNAASAISRLVQQVSAQLCLSGTWPGATPIG; from the coding sequence ATGGAACTACGCCAACTTCGTTACTTTGTCGCCATCGTCGATCACGGATCGCTGTCGCGGGCGGCGCTGGTCTTGCACGTCGCACAACCGGCGCTGACGCAGCAACTGCGCCAACTCGAGGAGGAACTGGGCGTGCAACTGCTGCATCGCTCGGCGCAGGGCGTGCTCAGCACGGACGCCGGCAAGATCTTCTACGAACACGCGCAAGCCATCCTCAAGCAGGTGGCCGACGCCCGCTCGGCGGTCACGCAATCGGCGGAGCGGCCCAGCGGCGGCGTCACGCTCGGGCTGCCGCACAGCATCTCGGGCGCGCTGGCGCTGCCGCTGCTGACGGCCGCGCGCGCCACCTATCCGGAAATTACGCTGCAGCTGACCGAGGAGTTGACAGGCAACCTGAGCGAGCAACTCAAGTCGGGCCGGGTCAACCTGGCCGTGCTGTTTGACGACGGTCAACTGGCGCAATTCGCCACCACGCCGCTGGTGGAGGAGGAACTGCGCTTCATCTGCCGCGCCGACGCCGCCTTCGCGCTCGGCCAGGAGACGCTCACGCTGGAGCAAACCTTGGGCACGACGCTGATCCTGCCGGGACTGCAGCACGGCGTGCGTCCGCGCATCGAAAGCATGGTGCGCGCGGTCGGGCTCAAGCTATCGAACGTCATCGAAATCAACTCCATCGCCATCCTCAAATCGGCGCTCCTGGCCGATATGGGCGCGACCCTGCTGCCGGCGGCGCCGGTGCTGGACGAGCTGCAACGCGGCACGATGCGTTCCCATCCGATCCGGCAGCCGACGATCTCGCGCACGGTGGTGCTATGCGCCTCGAAAAACATACCCCTGACCAACGCCGCTAGCGCCATCAGCCGGCTGGTGCAGCAAGTCAGCGCACAGCTCTGCCTGTCCGGCACCTGGCCCGGCGCCACCCCGATCGGCTAA